The following nucleotide sequence is from Kineococcus endophyticus.
CGTCGGGCGACGTCCACGTCGTGTGGTCCTTGGCCTCGCGCGTGGCCTTCTGCAGGTACGCCAGCATGCGGTCGGCGGCGATCGGCCCGCCGGTACCCCACGTGCCGAAGACCGTCTGCCACACCAGGAGTTCGGTGCGGGCGTCGAGTTCGGCGCTGCGGTGCTCGGCGGCCAGGTCGCGCCAGGTGGTGAGCGCGGCGGCCCACTCGTCGGCGAACTCCGACAGCACCGACAGGCGGGCCCGGACGTCCTCGCTGCGCTTGGTGTCGTGCGTCGACAGGGTCGTCATGGTCGCGGGCCAGTCCCGCGCCAGGCGCGCCGCGAAGGCGTGGAACTCCTCGGGCGAGGTGCCGAACCGCGTCGGGTCGCCGCCCACCTCGTTGAGCGAGCTCAACCGGAACCACCGGTAGAACGCGGTGTCCTCGATGCCCTTGGCCATGACCGGGCCGCAGGTCTGCTGGAAGCGGACCACGAACTCGGCCGCGCGCGGGTCCGTCCCGCCGACCCGGCCGAGCGCGAGGTCGACGACGACCGCGAGGGTGTCGTGGCGTTCGGCGGGCAGCCGGGTGCGGGCGGCGGCCGCCGCGTGGTCGAGGACCGCGACGGCGTCCTCGGGAGCGGTCTCGCCGGGCACGACGTACGCGCGGTACTGGTGGACCGCGACGAGCAGTTCGACGACGGCCTCGTGCAGCCCGCGGCGGGTGTGGTCGCGCAGGTTGACGTCGTCGTGGCAGATGCCCGCCAGCAGTTCCACCAGGCGGTGGACCTCGGCGTACAGGCCGTTCTCGACGACCTCGCGCTTGGCCTCCTCCACGACGGCCGCGAACGGGGTGCTCGTCCCCGTCACCGCGGCGTAGGCGGTGGAGAGGGGTTCGGCGCCGGCGGGGTCGAGGAAGACGCCTCCGATGCGCTGCAGGGCGTCGTAGCCGGTGGTGCCCGCGCACTGCCAGTCGACCGGCAGCAGCTCGTCGCCCTCGAGGATCTTCTCCACGACGACCCAGGCGCTGGCCTCACCCCGGCGGGTGGCGGCCGCGAGGCGCTCGAGGTACCCGCGCGGGTCGGCCAGGCCGTCCGGGTGGTCGATGCGCAGGCCCTGCAGGGACCCGTCGTGGACGAGGTCCAGCAGGAGCCGGTGGGTCGCGTCGAAGACCTCGGGGTCCTCGACCCGCACCGCGGCGAGGGTGTCGACGTCGAAGAACCGCCGGTAGTTCAGCTCCTCGTCGGCGACCCGCCAGTGCGCCAGCCGGTACCACTGGCGGTCGACCAGCTCCTCCAGGGGCAGGTCCTGCGTGCCCGGCCGGACCGGGAACACGTGGTCGTAGTAGCGCAGGACGGGCTCGTCACCGGAACGGTCCAGGGACAGCTCCCCGGCCGCCAGCACCTGGCCGATGCGCTGGCCGAGGACGGCCATGAGGATGGCCCGGTCCGGCACCGACCAGTCGACGTCGAACCACGACGCGAACGGGGAGCCGGGACCCTCGCGCAGGACCGACCACAGCTGGGCGTTGTCGCTGGCGGGCGTCGGGACGGCGACGTGGTTGGGCACGACGTCCGCGACCGCGCCGAGGCCGGCCGCACGCAGCGCCTGCGTCAGCCGGTCGAAGGCGGGCCGCCCGCCGGCCTCGGGGTTGAGGTGGGAGTGGTCCACGACGTCGTACCCGTGCGTGGACCCCG
It contains:
- the treY gene encoding malto-oligosyltrehalose synthase translates to MPTGTYRLQIQPAFTFDDAAGQAEHLAALGVSHAYLSPVLAPATGSTHGYDVVDHSHLNPEAGGRPAFDRLTQALRAAGLGAVADVVPNHVAVPTPASDNAQLWSVLREGPGSPFASWFDVDWSVPDRAILMAVLGQRIGQVLAAGELSLDRSGDEPVLRYYDHVFPVRPGTQDLPLEELVDRQWYRLAHWRVADEELNYRRFFDVDTLAAVRVEDPEVFDATHRLLLDLVHDGSLQGLRIDHPDGLADPRGYLERLAAATRRGEASAWVVVEKILEGDELLPVDWQCAGTTGYDALQRIGGVFLDPAGAEPLSTAYAAVTGTSTPFAAVVEEAKREVVENGLYAEVHRLVELLAGICHDDVNLRDHTRRGLHEAVVELLVAVHQYRAYVVPGETAPEDAVAVLDHAAAAARTRLPAERHDTLAVVVDLALGRVGGTDPRAAEFVVRFQQTCGPVMAKGIEDTAFYRWFRLSSLNEVGGDPTRFGTSPEEFHAFAARLARDWPATMTTLSTHDTKRSEDVRARLSVLSEFADEWAAALTTWRDLAAEHRSAELDARTELLVWQTVFGTWGTGGPIAADRMLAYLQKATREAKDHTTWTSPDEAYEAAVETFATGVLADEAVLEAVGEFVARTGEAARVAVLGQKFVQLLMPGVPDVYQGTEVVDLSLVDPDNRRPVDYADRRRRLRALDDGSAPADLDDEKLLVVSRALRVRRDHPAAFVGGEYSPVPTSSGNALAFARGAAEAPDVVAVATRLPVSLQRNGGWGENTLTLPEGRWRNVLAGDAVVGGGSVRIADLLSDLPVALLVRAG